The Flavobacteriales bacterium genome contains the following window.
CTCCCCCGCAGATGCTGCTGCTGGCGCCGGTGGTGGTGGCGCTGCTTGTGGCGCTGGCCATGCAACGCGGGCGCGCGTGGCTGGGCGGGTTGCCGCTGGTGCCGCTCACCGCCGTGCACGTGCTGCGTTTACCGGTGGAGCTGGTGCTGCACCAAGGGTACGAGGCGGGCCTTGTGCCGCGCGACATGACGTACAGCGGCTTCAACTTCGACATCGCGAGCGGCATCAGCGCGGCCTTGATGCTACTGTGGCTGCGCAGCAAGCGACCACCCGGCAGAGGCGTGCTCATCGCGTGGAACCTTGCTTGCCTGGTGCTGCTCTTCATCGTGGTGGTCACCGCGGTGCTGAGCATTCCGAGCAGCGTGCAGCGCATCAATTTCTCCACGCCCAACGTGCTGGTGACTGCCGTGCCGTGGGTGCTGCTACCGGCCATGTTGGTGCCGGTGGTGCTGTGGGCGCATGTTGCGGCATTGACCGGTTTGCTCGGTGGGCGGAGGCGGTAGTGAGGCAAGCGCAAAACGAACGCCCGCCCTGTTGTCCAGAGCGGGCGTCGCTGCATGATCGATCGATGCTCAGGGCTGCACCGCGGCCACGGCGGCTTCCTCCTTGGCCTTGCTGCTGGTGCTGATCTCGCGCACGCACTGCCAGCTGTCGCCGCTCTTCTTGAAGATGGCGAAGTAGGTGCCTTGGTCCACCACCGCGCCGGTCTTGTCGGTGTCGGTCCACGAGCCGATCTCGGTCACGTGGTCGGTGCCAGCGAAGACATCGATGACCTTGAAGGTGGGCGTGCGGCCCAAGGTGTCGTTGGCCATCTTATCGGCCATGTCCTGGCGCAGGCTGGCCTTGCCCATGAGGGGTTCGCGGTGCATGCCGTAGCTCACCACATCGTCGGCGTAATAGCTCATCACGGCATCCACGTTCTTGGCGGCTGCGGCTGTGGCATAGGCATCCTCCATGCCTTGGATGGTGGCGGTGAGGGCAGCTGCA
Protein-coding sequences here:
- a CDS encoding DUF4440 domain-containing protein codes for the protein MRTSTLFPIAVCGLALFAARSSPAPSEPMAAPAVDAAALTATIQGMEDAYATAAAAKNVDAVMSYYADDVVSYGMHREPLMGKASLRQDMADKMANDTLGRTPTFKVIDVFAGTDHVTEIGSWTDTDKTGAVVDQGTYFAIFKKSGDSWQCVREISTSSKAKEEAAVAAVQP